TTTATCTTTGAATGTAGAATATAGTTCCTGATATTGATTATTTTTTTGATTTTGCAATCTAGACAATTTTTCATTTTCAGAATTTAATTGACTTATTGCTTTAGTTAGCTTCCATTCCGCTTGTGTTTTCAAATTATTTTTATAGTCAACGATCTTCTGCATTGGGTATTTATAAACCAATATCATCAACTCCTACTAAATTGATTTAATAATAATTGCTTAGCATCTTCAAAAGTAACTCTTTCATCCGTTGATTGTTGCAAATAACCCAATATATCCTGCATATAATTTAATGATTGGTCAATCTCTAAATTTGAACCCTTCTGATATGCCCCGATATTAATTAAATCCTCTGATTCAGTATAAACAGACAACAGACGTTTTAAGTGATCTGCGGATAGTTGCTGATCTTTAGACACGATCTCTTTCATTACACGACTTACACTGGATAATACATTGATCGCAGGGTAGTGACCTTTATTTGCTAAATTTCGATCCAATACAATGTGACCATCCAAGATCCCTCGTACTGTATCTGCAACAGGTTCGTTCATGTCATCCCCATCTACTAATACAGTATAAAAAGCTGTAATGGAACCTTTTGAGCTTGTACCAGCACGCTCAAGCAGTTTAGGAAGATTTGCAAATACTGAAGGAGTATATCCTCTTGTCGTAGGTGGTTCGCCTACTGCTAATCCAACCTCTCTTAATGCCATTGCATAACGGGTTACTGAATCCATCATTAACATGACGTTCAAACCACGATCTCTAAAATACTCGGCAATTGTAGTTGCTATAAGCGCACCCTTCATACGTACTAAGGCTGGCTGATCCGAAGTGGCTACGATAACAACTGATTTAGCTAGCCCTTCTGGACCAAGATCTCTTTCAATAAAATCCATTACTTCTCTACCACGTTCTCCTATTAAAGCTATTACATTGATATCAGCAGAAGTATTTCTAGCAATCATTCCTAGAATCGTGCTTTTCCCAATACCTGATCCTGCAAATATACCTACCCTCTGCCCCTTTCCTACAGTGAGCAGCCCATCTATGCTTCGAATGCCAACACTAATTGGTTCTGTAATTCTTGGTCTGCTCAATGGATTATTAGGTAAGTTATTTGTGTTATACGACGTCATATTAGAAGGAAGTTTAGAACCATCTAATGGTTCTCCAAGCCCATTTAATACTTTTCCTAATAATTCATGACCTACTTTAACATTTAGAGGTTTACCTAGACTAACCACATCACAGCCAGGTCCTATTGCATTTAGATCACCGATCGGCATCAATATGACTTTATGATTTCGAAAACCTACAACTTCAGCTAAGACTGGTTTAATGTGTCGGTCAGGATATATATAACAAACATCTCCAATCTTTGCTTCTGGTCCCTCAGACTCAACAGTTAGACCAATAACTTGTGTAACCTTTCCATTAAATCGAACGGTTTCAATATGATTTAGATGCTCAATATATTTCTCTACATTAAGGTTGATTTTATCCATCATGTTCATCACGTTTTCTTGTTATTTCATTCAACTGATTTT
The window above is part of the Chengkuizengella sediminis genome. Proteins encoded here:
- the fliI gene encoding flagellar protein export ATPase FliI, with the protein product MDKINLNVEKYIEHLNHIETVRFNGKVTQVIGLTVESEGPEAKIGDVCYIYPDRHIKPVLAEVVGFRNHKVILMPIGDLNAIGPGCDVVSLGKPLNVKVGHELLGKVLNGLGEPLDGSKLPSNMTSYNTNNLPNNPLSRPRITEPISVGIRSIDGLLTVGKGQRVGIFAGSGIGKSTILGMIARNTSADINVIALIGERGREVMDFIERDLGPEGLAKSVVIVATSDQPALVRMKGALIATTIAEYFRDRGLNVMLMMDSVTRYAMALREVGLAVGEPPTTRGYTPSVFANLPKLLERAGTSSKGSITAFYTVLVDGDDMNEPVADTVRGILDGHIVLDRNLANKGHYPAINVLSSVSRVMKEIVSKDQQLSADHLKRLLSVYTESEDLINIGAYQKGSNLEIDQSLNYMQDILGYLQQSTDERVTFEDAKQLLLNQFSRS